In Triticum urartu cultivar G1812 chromosome 6, Tu2.1, whole genome shotgun sequence, the following proteins share a genomic window:
- the LOC125514042 gene encoding protein RMD5 homolog: MEVDTLKDEFNRVVKKQKLASSRTIDLVNQIEKEIEQAIGAIQENGTDRDAASNLNHEILTNLKNKLKELVPVKQLESCQKEMNTALGKWVKTTEKFFINDISKAYKNVDMEPHVLNEIIANHLYREALFDIGDNFLGEASCLASIKLKQLFQEMYEIFGALRTEKSEPALSWAMKNHDALLQNDSCLELKLHQLQFVEILKQGKRDEALQYARTYLAPFATIHKDVIQKLIASILWAGRLDQSPYTEFLVPTNWEKLAEEFAQQFCNLKGQSSTGPMGMTVAAGAEVLPILLKLMTVLTAKREWHSMKEFPFPLDLRRDFQFHSVFICPVLREQGSDDNPPMLLPCGHVLSKQSTVKLSKSSSRSFKCPYCPFEALASECKRLYI; the protein is encoded by the coding sequence ATGGAAGTAGATACACTGAAGGATGAATTCAATCGTGTTGTTAAAAAGCAGAAACTTGCATCGTCGAGAACTATAGATTTGGTAAACCAAATCGAGAAAGAAATTGAGCAGGCTATCGGTGCTATCCAAGAAAATGGCACAGATAGGGATGCTGCATCAAACCTGAACCATGAAATTCTTACCAATCTGAAGAATAAGCTGAAAGAGTTGGTTCCAGTGAAGCAACTTGAGAGCTGCCAGAAAGAAATGAACACTGCACTCGGCAAGTGGGTCAAGACCACCGAGAAATTCTTCATCAATGATATTTCAAAAGCTTACAAGAATGTCGACATGGAACCACATGTACTTAATGAGATTATTGCAAACCATCTATACCGGGAGGCATTATTTGACATAGGTGACAACTTTCTAGGAGAGGCCAGTTGCTTAGCATCTATAAAACTGAAACAACTGTTTCAGGAGATGTATGAGATTTTTGGTGCGCTGCGGACTGAGAAATCTGAGCCAGCTCTGAGTTGGGCAATGAAAAATCATGATGCACTACTGCAAAACGATTCCTGTCTCGAGCTTAAGCTTCACCAGTTGCAGTTTGTTGAGATACTCAAGCAAGGAAAAAGAGATGAGGCTCTTCAGTATGCTAGGACATACCTCGCGCCATTTGCTACCATACACAAGGATGTAATCCAGAAGCTGATAGCCTCCATATTATGGGCCGGGCGCCTTGACCAGTCACCATATACAGAGTTCTTAGTACCAACTAACTGGGAGAAGCTAGCTGAGGAGTTCGCTCAACAGTTCTGCAATCTGAAGGGTCAATCCTCCACAGGTCCTATGGGCATGACAGTTGCAGCTGGAGCTGAAGTGTTGCCAATTCTTCTTAAACTGATGACGGTACTAACTGCAAAAAGGGAGTGGCACTCTATGAAGGAATTTCCTTTCCCATTGGACCTCCGCAGGGATTTTCAGTTCCACTCAGTGTTCATCTGTCCTGTGCTTCGTGAGCAAGGTAGTGATGAtaatcctccaatgcttcttccatgtgggcatgtcttgtcgaagcagtCGACTGTGAAATTATCAAAGAGCAGCTCCCGGTCTTTCAAATGCCCATATTGCCCGTTCGAAGCATTGGCATCTGAGTGTAAGCGGCTTTATATCTGA